The Methylobacterium durans nucleotide sequence GTCGGGAAAGCCCCCGACCGTCGTCGTCACCGCGATTGCACGCGAGTTGGCGGGCTTCGTCTGGGCGATCGTCCGATTGGAGCCGCCGATCGGCGCGCGTTGAGATGAACCCTGCCGCCCGCCAGAACCCAAGGAGGTCATCGCCGGCACATACCATCCAAGGCTGAGCAAGGCCGGAGGCACGATCCCGGTCAGGAGAACCCTCGCCACCACTACCAGACAGGTCTCATCCGACGCTGGATCCTAGACAGAGGACGCTCCGCGACGCATCCGGTCCGGCGGTATCCAACCCGCGCATCAGAGCAGGATCAACCGTCGTCTCAGGATCGTGCCTCCAGCCCTGCTCAGCCGCGGCCACAAGGATCAGCTCGACAGCGAGCAACGATTTGGCGTGCCCACATCTTGAAGTGGCGAACATGAGAGAGCGGTCTGAGTTAGAAGTGTGAGTGCATTTGCGAGCGAAGGTCGCAGACTGGAGCGCACCGAGCCAGGAGGTGTGCCATGTCGCGCGGACCCAAGGCCGTCGCTCTGCATCTGAGCGAGAACGAGCACGCTGCCTTGCAGCGTCTGTTACGGCGGCACGGGACCGGTCAGGCCCTGGCTCAACGCGTGCGCATCATCCTGGCCTGTGCCCAGCCCGAAGCGACAAACCTGGGCGTCGCCGCGGCTTTAAGCGTGGGCCGGCAGACCGTCGCCTTATGGCGGAGCCGCTTTGCCGCACACCGCCTAGAGGGGTTGGTCGATGCTCCTCGGCCTGGCGCCCCGCGCAGCATCGGGGACGAGGCTGTTGAGCGCGTGATCACCCTCACTCTGGAGAAGGCACCCAACAACGCAACCCATTGGAGCACGCGCACGATGGCGCGCCGCAGCGGCATGAGCCAGCCCGCGGTCTCACGCATCTGGCGCGCGTTCGGCCTGCGGCCGCATCAGGCTGAGACCTTCAAGCTCTCGTCAGATCCGGCCTTCGTCGAGAAGGTGCGGGACGTCGTGGGGCTCTACCTCGCGCCGCCTGACCGGGCGCTGGTGCTCTGCGTGGACGAGAAGCCCCAGATCCAGGCGGCACAAGGCACAGCTCCGACCTTCCCCTTGCGGCCGGGCCAGCCCGAACGCGCCACCCACGACTATCGCCGGCATGGCACCCTCGACCTGTTCGCGGCACTTGATGTGAAAGCTGGCACGGTGATCGGCTGCTGCGAGCAGCGTCATCGCAGTGTGGAGTTTCGCAAGTTCTTGGAGCAGGTCGACAGCCGCGTTGAGCCTGAGCTTGAGGTGCATCTCGTGCTCGACAATCTGAAGACGCACAAGGCGCAACTGGTTCACGACTGGCTGGTGCGGCACCCGCGGGTTCATCTGCATTTTACGCCGACGAGTGCATCGTGGCTGAACTTGGTTGAGTGCTGGTTTGCGGTGCTGAGCAGGCGCCGTCTGGAGCGCGGTGCTTTCACCAGCACAGCAGACTTGGAGGCAGCCATTCAAGGCTACATCGCCGAGACGAACGCTCATCCCAAGCCGTTCGTCTGGACGAAGACCGCCGACGAGGTCCTGGCCAACGTCGCACGTTTCTGCAAGCACACTTCTAACTCAGACCGCTCTCTCATGTTCGCCACTTCAAGATGTGGGCACGCCAAATCGTTGCTCGCTGTCGAGCTGATCCTTGTGGCCGCGGCTGAGCAGGGCTGGAGGCACGATCCTGAGACGACGGTTGATCCTGCTCTGATGCGCGGGTTGGATACCGCCGGACCGGATGCGTCGCGGAGCGTCCTCTGTCTAGGATCCAGCGTCGGATGAGACCTGTCTGGTAGTGGTGGCGAGGGTTCTCCTGACCGGGATCGTGCCTCCGGCCTTGCTCAGCCTTGGATGGTATGTGCCGGCGATGACCTCCTTGGGTTCTGGCGGGCGGCAGGGTTCATCTCAACGCGCGCCGATCGGCGGCTCCAATCGGACGATCGCCCAGACGAAGCCCGCCAACTCGCGTGCAATCGCGGTGACGACGACGGTCGGGGGCTTTCCCGACCGGGACAGCGTACAGTAGCGGCGGCATAGCCGCTCCTGCGCCTTCCAAGCCGTATCGCGGATCGACTGGGCCAGTCCCTCCTGTCTCAGGAGTTGCTCGCGGCTGATCCGAGCTGGAAACCGGTAGCTCCAGGCTGCCTCGATCAAGGTGCGACGGGCCGCACCGTTGCCGGCCTTGGTGATGCCGCCCTGACGCCGCGTGCTGCCGCTGGAATGCTCAGACGGCACCAGGCCGAGATAGGCCATCAGCTGACGCGGATTGGCAAAGCGGCTGATGTCGCCGAGTTCGGCAACGAGCGTTGTCGCCGCAATCAGCGCCATGCCGCGCAGCGCCTGCAGTGCACGCACGACCGGGGCAAGCGACCAGTCCGACAGCGCCGCCGCAATCTGGGTCTCCAAACGGTCACGGCGGGCTGTGGCCGCCTCAACCGCCGCGATGCCATCCTCCAGCACGATGTGATGAACCGCCTGCTCGAAGCGCAGACCTGCCAGCCAGCGGCGGTGCATCAGCGTCCAAGCTGGTCGACTGTAATGACGGCCCTGTCGCAGCAGGAAGCCGCTGAGTTGCTGACGCGCCTGGCGCAGGGCGCGCACCGCGGCTTGCCGCGCTCGCACGAGGTCGCGCATGGCCTCATGCTTGGGGTCGGGTACCCAGACCGCGGTCAAATCGCCGGCACGATGCAGCTTGGCCAGGTTGATCGCATCCCGCCGGTCCGTCTTGATCCGCTCGCCGGGTTTGCGCGGGATCAAGGAGGGGGCGACCACCGCGCAGCCGTGCCCGGCCAGCGTCAGCTGACGTTGGATGCCGTAGCCGCACGGGCCCGCCTCATAGTAGAACTGCAGCTCCCGGTCGGTCCGCGCCAGCTTGGCCGCGAGTGTCTTCACGGCCGTGGGCGTATTGGCGATCTTACCGTACTCCCGCACCGCGCCGCGCTGGTCCGCTTCAGCAAGGGCGACCGCAATCGTGTCCTTGTGCACGTCCAGTCCGACATACGTGATAACCTGCTCCACGACCCATCTCCTATGCATGAGGCTCGGCACCGGAATCCGGCGCAACCCTCGTCAATCTGCATCATGTGAGACGGGTCGCCCCCTCTCGGGCGAACATCTGGTCTAGGCCCGTACCTTCGGATGCTTGTGAACGGCATAGTTGTCGAGCATGGCATGCACGAGCTTGCCCGCGTGCACCACCGCTTCGACGCTGTTGAGGAAACGGATGGACTCCTGGTGCCGATGGTGCTGCATGCAGCGGCCGATGACCGTGCCCTCCAGCACGTTGAGGGCGGCAAACAGCGTCGTGGTGCCGTGACGCTTGTAATCGTGGGTGCGGGTTGCCGGCCGACCCGGCTTCATCGGCCGCGAGGCCTGCGTGCGCGACAGCGCCTGGATCGCTCGCCGGATCGTAGCTCCAGAACCGGGAGAAGTCGGGCGGCATGTAGCCGGTCAGGACCTCGAAATTGGCCGACGCGAAGGCGTGGGGCACGCTGAAGGTGGCCCGGTAGGCGATGGCGTTTGCGACCCCGTGGACGCCGATCTCGACGTCCTTGGTCAGGACCGCGTCCGAGAGGGGGGAGGCGTAGCCGCCCGGCCCCTTCGGGCATTCCCGCGAGGTTTCGCCGGGCTCCACCCACCACGCCATGCGGGTCCGGGTGTGCAGGCGCTTGTCCTGCACACGCAGGCTGATGAGACGGCTGGTGCTCTCGGGGCCCATGCCGTCGGCGTCGGAACCAGCCTCCGTCGGGTTGAGGCACTCACCGTAGCCGTCGAAGGAGGCGGCCGATTGCAGCTCGCGGCCGTGATCGAAGCGATTGAGGAATTCGCGGCCGTTCCAGGCGAGGCTGTCGATGGCGCCGGCCGTGCGGGACGACGCGCTCAGGACGATCTGCGAGCCAGCAAAGGGCTGGGCGATGGAGGCGCGGCCCTCGGGCGAAGGCCAGCGCACGTCCAGGCCGTCTGCGGCGATCGCGGGGACGGACAGGAGCCGAGAGCGAGAGCCGCGGGTATCGGGCGCGGAGCCCACCGCGTTGGTCGCTGTCTCATCCTGTCTGCCCCTCTTTGGCCGGCTCAGCCGAGGTTAAGATTGGGTGCCTGCTTCAGGACAACTCGCTCGTGTCAGCGTCCGTACACGTCCTCGACGCGGATGATGTCGTCCTCGCCGGTGTAGGACCCGACCTGGACCTCGATCAGCTCCAGCGGGATCTTGCCCGGGTTCGACAGGCGGTGCATCGAGCCGATCGGCAGGTAGATCGCCTCGTTCTCGTGGACCAGCACGACCCGCTCGTTCAGCGTCACCTCGGCCGTGCCCTTCACCACCACCCAATGCTCCGCCCGGTGATAGTGCTTCTGCAAGGAGAGGCGCCCGCCCGGCGTCACCATGATCCGCTTCACCTGGAAACGCTCGCCGATGTCGATGCGCTGGTACCAGCCCCAGGGCCGGTACATCCGCCGGTGCGCGTCCGCCTCCGGATAAGCCTTCGCGCGCAGCCGCTCCACCAGCGTCTTCACCTCGCCCGAGCGCGCCTTGGAGCTGACCAGAACCGCGTCGGGGGTCGAGACCACCACGACGTCCTCGAGCCCCACCACCGCGGTGACCTGCTCGCCCTCGCTGTGGACCAGGCTGCCGCGGGTCTCGATCAGCTCGACGCGGCCGCGCACCGCGTTCCCGCTCTCGTCCTGCGCCAGCACGCTCCAGACCGCGTCCCAGGTGCCGACATCCGACCACGCGAAGGAGACCGGCAGCACGCCCGCGTGGCGCGTCCGCTCCATCACCGCGTAGTCGATCGAGGTCTTGGGGGCCTGCGCGAAGGCGTCCGCGTCGAGGCGCACGAAGTCGAGGTCCCGCGCCGCGTTCTCCAGGGCGGCCCGGGCGGCCGAGAGCACGGCGGGCGCGTGCGCCTCCAGCTCGTCGAGCATCACGTCGGCGCGGAACAGGAAGTAGCCCGAGTTCCAGACCGCGCCCTCCGCGATCAGGCGCTCGGCGCCGGCCCGGTCCGGCTTCTCGACGAAGCGGGCGATCTTGTAGGTGCCGGGGCTCGCGGGGAGCGGCTCGCCCGGGTGGATGTAGCCGTAGGCGGTCGCCGGCTGCGTCGGTTCGATGCCGAGCGTCATGATGTGGCCGGCGCGCGCGCCGACCGCGGCGGCCTCGACGGCGGCGACGAAGGCGCGGGCATCGCCGATGACGTGGTCGGCGGCCAGGATCAGGACGACGGCCTGCGGATCGACGCGGGCGGCATGGAGCGCCGCGACAGCGACCGCGGCGGCGGAGTCGCGCCGCTCGGGCTCGAGCAGGATGTCGGCGGGGATGCGGGCCTCGGCGAGCTGCTCGGCGACGATGAAGCGGGCCTCCGTGTGGGTGAGCACGCTGAGGCGGCCGAACGTGGCCTCGTCGGTGACCCGCCGGGCCGTGTCCTGGAAGGTGGAGGAATGCTCGCTGACGAGGCGCGAGAACTGCTTCGGCATGCTCTCGCGGGAGGCGGGCCACAGCCGCGTGCCCGAGCCGCCGCACAGGATCACAGGAAAGACTGCGGAATTTACGTTAAAATCAGACATTACTCATCCGTAAAGCGGTTAGATCTTTCAAGCAGGCGTTTGCTACCGCTCACACAAGCGAATTGATTCGCGCGAATTCGCGCGCCCGCTCTGACGATATTAGGTGCTCCGGTGGGTTTCGGGTGCTGCTGTATCGAGATTTATTCGCCAATTCAAGCTCTGCACCCGAGTTTAAGAATGCTCTGATGCAATTTTGCTGCGCCAGTATGCAAGAGTATCGGCAAGAGTAGCTTCCCACGTGATGCGTGGCCTCCAACCAAGGTCTACGGCAGCTCGCGACGAACTACCGATAGCCAGCGGTGTATCATTGGGCCGCATGCGCGCTGCGTCAGCTTCAACAGTGATGGCAACACGAGCTTGTGCGAGGAGGCTATAAAGAATATCCGCGATGCGACGAGGCACCCCAGAGGCGATATTATAGATAGCACCACTCGGAAGGTTTGGCCGAACGATACCCTGTACGTACGCCTCTACGACGTCGCGCACATCGAGGAAATCGCGAAGTGCCTCTAGGTTGCCAACTCGCACAACAGGCGGTTGCTGAGCTGCCTCTATCCGCGCAATCTGCGCGGCGAAAGCTGGAGTAACAAACGCCTCTGTTTGGCCTGGTCCCGTATGGTTGAACGGGCAAAACCGGATCGCTCGTAATCCATCACGTACCATCTGTCCGATCATAAGGTCAGCAGCTGCTTTCGAGGCGGCATACGTGCTTGTTGGGTCTAGTAGGGCGGTTTCATCAAGCGGCTCGTGCATCTTTGAAAACTGCCGCCATAAACTTCAGAGGTTCCGATGAACAGGAAGCGTGCTTCGGGAGCATCTTGAAGGATCGCAGCGGCGAGATTCAGAGTCCCCGCAACATTCACGTCGAAGGTGTGCCTCGGGCCGCGGGCCGCTACCCGAGGAGCCGAGATAGCAGCTAAGTGAACGACGCACGTCGGGCGCGTCTCACGGATCGCTGCTTTCACCTGCTCAGGATCTGTGATGTCCAGCCGGATCAGCTCGCATCGCGTGCTCGGGAGGACAACATGGGTGCGCTGTGCCGCAAACAGGCGGGCACTCGCGTCGGCCCGAGACGCGAGCACCTGGAGCAGGTGATAGCCGACGAAGCCAGCGGCGCCGGTCACAAGGATTCGATCGAACATACCGCCTCAGCACACGACGTGCGGGTGATCAGTTTCTTCGTCCTACTTAACGGCGGACAGGCGCCTCAGGTCTGCGTCCACCATCTCCGTAATCATGGACTCCAACGTTGTCTCGGCCTCCCACCCCAGCTTGCTCTTAGCCTTCGCCGGATTGCCGAGCAGCACATCAACCTCAGCAGGACGGAACAGTTCGGGATCAATCACCAAGTGCTTGTCCATCGAAAGACCCGCATGATTGAAGGCAATCTGACACATCTCGCGCACAGTCACCGTCCGACCGGTTGCGACGACGTAATCATCCGCCTCTTCCTGCTGTAACATGAGCCACATGGCTCGCACGTAATCGCGTGCATGTCCCCAGTCGCGCTTGGCATCGATATTTCCCAAGCGCAAGTCGTTCCCGAGCCCGAGCTTGATCCGGGCAACACCGTCGGTGACCTTGCGGGTAACGAATTCGATGCCGCGGAGTGGGCTTTCGTGATTAAAGAGAATCCCACTAGAGGCGTGGATGCCGAAGCTCTCACGATAGTTGACGGTCATCCAGTGCGCGTAAAGCTTCGCAGCTGCGTAAGGTGAGCGCGGATAGAACGGTGTTGTCTCAGATTGTTCCGGCTCTTGGATCAGGCCATACATTTCTGACGAGGAGGCCTGGTAAAAGCGCGCGTCTGGCTTCTCGATGCGGATCGACTCAAGGACATTTGCACAGCCTAAGGCAGTGATGGCGCCGGTTAAGAGCGGCTGCTGCCAGGACGTCTTCACGAAAGACTGAGCCGCGAGATTGTAAACCTCGTCCGGCTGAACCTCCCGCACTGCGCGCAGCAAACTCGAAAGATCGGACAGGTCTCCATCGATCAACCGGACTTGGTCTGCAATACCAAGCCATCGTAGGCGTATGTCATTCACGTCCGTTGTGCTTGAGCGACGAACAAGCCCATATACTGCGTAGCCTTTGTCCAGAAGCAGCTGGGCAAGATAGGCGCCATCTTGGCCAGTGATGCCGGTAATAAGAGCCTTTTTCATGGAATCGTGATAACCTTTTCTTAGAGCGACCAGTCGACAGCATCGCTCCTCCTCGCTCAGGAGAGGCGAAACGCTAACCGCATCAGACAGTTCAAGCGATCACAGGCCGTAGGCTCAGTGTTCCCGCGCCAACCTCAGGAGGTTTTGTCCGTAGTTGGTCTTCGAGAATAGCTCGCCGCGGGCAATCAGTTGCTCGCGGCCGATGAAGCCCTGCAGGTAGGCAATCTCCTCTAGGCACGCCACCTGTAAGCCCTGACGGTGCTGCAGCACCCGCACGAACTCAGAGGCCTCTAGAAGGCTGTCGTGCGTGCCTGTGTCGAGCCACGCGTAGCCTCGGCTCATCCGCTCCACATGCAACTGCCCGCGCTCGAGATAGGCCTTGTTCACGCTCGTGATCTCGAGTTCACCCCGCGCTGACGGCCGCACCGCGGCAGCGATGTCGAGCACTTGGTTGTCGTAGAAGTACAGACCCGTCACCGCCCAGGTGGAATCAGGCTCCTGCGGCTTTTCCACGATCCGGGTCGGACGGCCGGACGCGTCGAGGCTAACCACGCCGTAGGCCTGCGGGTTCTCGACGTGGTACGCAAACACCGTCGCTCCCTCGCGCCGCGCGGCCGCGCGGGCCAAGAGCTCGCTCATGCCAGCGCCGAAGAACAGGTTGTCGCCCAGGATCAGCGCCACAGAGTCGTTTCCGACGAACTCGCGCCCAATCACGAAGGCCTGAGCTAGTCCTTCAGGTCGCGGCTGCACCGCGTAGGAGAAGCTTAAGCCGAACTGCTCGCCGGTGCCGAACAGGCGCTTGTAGTTGTCCAGGTGCTCGGGCGAGGAGATGATCAGGATCTCGCGGATGCCCGCCAGCATCAGCACCGAGACCGGGTAGTAGATCATTGGCTTGTCGTAGATTGGCAGTAGCTGCTTGTTGATCGACAGCGTGGCGGGGTGCAGCCGCGTGCCCGAGCCGCCGGCCAGGACGATGCCCTTCATGATCTGACGCCCCTCATCGTGTCGTCTCCGCGGGCCGGCCCGACGAGCCGGTCGAGGATGTCCTCGAGAGCCTTTGCCCAGGGCCGCATCGTGAGGCCGTAGGCCGCCGTCAGGCTCGCGGTCGAGAGCTGCGAATTCGCCGGCCGCTGCGCCGGCGTCGGATAGGCCGAGCTCGGGATGCCGTCCACCGGCACGGCCCGCCCGCCCCGGCGCGCGCTGCCCTCAACGATCGCGCGGGCGAAGCTGCGCCAAGTGGTGACGCCCGCATTCACGCAGTGGAAGGTGCCGGTCGGCGCCGCCGCGTCCGAAACCAGCCGCAGTGTTACGACCCTTAGTGCGTCAGCCAGGTCGGCAGCCGAGGTCGGGCAGCCGTGCTGATCCTCGACCACGCTCAGCCGCTCCCGCTCGGCTGAGAGCCGCAGCATGGTCTTGACGAAGTTCGCCCGGTGCGGGCTCACCACCCAAGCCGTGCGCAGGATCGCGTGGCGCGGGTTGCCGGTGCGCACGGCGAGTTCCCCGGCCGCCTTCGAGGCGCCGTAGACGCTTCTCGGGTCGATGGGGTCGTCCGGCTCGTAGGCTCCCGGCTTGCTGCCATCGAACACGTAGTCGGTCGAGACCTGCACCAGCGGGATGCCGGCGACCTTCGTCGCCGCAGCGAGGTAGGCCGGCGCCAGCGCGTTGAGCCGCCAGGCCGCCGCGACCTCGCTCTCGGCCTTGTCCACCGCGGTGTAGGCGGCCGTGTTGATCACCGCCGCGTAGCCGCGCCCCGTGAGAGCTTCGGCGACCGCCCTCTCGTCGGTGATGTCGAGCTCAACCCGCGTCGGCGCGTGCAGGCGCACGCCCTCGCCCCATGCGAGCGCCTGCAGCTCGGTGCCGACTTGGCCGGCACCGCCGAGGATCAGGATCTCCATCGTGCCTCAGCCCGCCTTGCGCGCTGGCGCCAGCCCTAGGCGCTCGCCCCGGTAGCGGCCCTCCCGGATCGGGCGCCACCAAGCCTCGTTGTCGAGGTACCAAGCGATGGTGTCCTCCAAGGCCGCCTCGAAGCTCCTCGTCGGTGCCCAGCCGAGCTCGGCCTCGGCCTTGCCCGGGTCGATCGCGTAGCGGCGGTCGTGGCCGGGCCGGTCGGCCACGAAGGTAATCAACCGCTCGTGCGGGGCGGCCTGCGGCCGCAGCCGGTCGAAGGCGGCGCACAGAGCCTTCACGACCGCGAGATTGTTGCGCACCGCCCGCCCGCCGAGCAGGTAGGTCTGTCCGACCCGGCCGCGCTCCAGCACGGCAACGAGGCCGCGGGCGTGGTCCTCCACGTGGATCCAGTCACGCTCGTTCAGCCCATCACCGTAGACCGGCAGCGGCTTCCCTTCGAGCGCATTGAGGATCATCAGCGGGATCAGCTTCTCGGGGAAGTGGCGTGGGCCGTAGTTGTTCGAGCAGTTCGTCACCAGCACCGGCAGGCCGTAGGTCTCGTGCCAGGCCCGAGCCAGGTGGTCGGAGGCCGCTTTCGAGGCCGAGTAGGGCGAGCGCGGATCGTAGCGGCTGTCCTCGGTGAAGAAGCCGCCGGGCGGCAGCGAGCCGTAGACCTCGTCGGTGGAGACGTGCAGGAAGCGGAAGGCGGTGCGCGCCTCGCCTGTTAGGCCCTCGTAGTGGCTGCGGGCAGCATCGAGCATGACCTGCGTGCCGGTGACGTTGGTGCGGATGAAGGCGCCGGGCTCGGTGATGGAGCGGTCGACGTGGCTCTCGGCGGCCAAGTGCATCACCGCTTGCGGCGCAAACTCGCGGAAGGCGGCGTTGACGGCGGCCGAATCGCAGATATCGGCCTCGATCAGGCGGTGGCGCGGGTTGGCCTCAAGCGGTGCGAGCGAGACGGGATTGGCCGCGTAGGTGAGCGCGTCGAGGGTCAGCACCTCGTGGCCGAGATCCTGGACGAGGTGGAGGACGAGGGCAGAGCCAATGAAGCCGCAGCCGCCGGTCACCAGGATGCGCATGGGATCAGTCTCGCTGAAAGTCGGGCCGTGGTGCGGGCGCTTGACCCAAGATCGTGTCGCCGATGGGGCGATTAGTCGAACAGGTGCGGCAGGTCCGCCAGCCGCGGAGCAACCTTGTCCTTGTCCGAGAGGATAGCCTGCTCGGCCGCGACCGGCCAGGCAATGGCGAGGGCCAGATCGTTCCAGAGCAGCGCCCGGTCGTGCTCGGGGCTGTAGTAGGCATCGACCTTGTAGGCGACCATGGTGTCGGGCGTCAGGGTGCAGAAGCCGTGAGCGAAACCGTGTGGGATGAACAGTTGCTCTCCCCCTTCCGCATCGAGGCGGACCGCCACGTGCTGGCCATAGGTGGCGGAGGAGCGGCGCAGGTCGACGGCCACATCCAGGATAGCGCCCTGCAGTACGCGCACGAGCTTGGCTTGGGGCGCCGGGTGGACCTGGAAGTGCAGGCCGCGCACCGTGCCCTTCGGCGCGGAGAAGGACTGATTGTCCTGCACAAAGGCGATGTCGATACCACTATCGGCAAGGACGTCGGCGCGATAGGTCTCGGAGAACCAGCCGCGATCGTCACCGAACCGCTGCGGAACGACACGCGTCACCGCGGGAATGTCTGTGGGAATTACCTTCATCCAGGATGCTCGCTTGCGCGGTGATTTGCTCCGCCGAGACGGCGATCGCCTCCGACATTCGTCGACGCCGGCTGCCAGCTGTTTGGTGCCGCTGTCAAGCGCCAGTTATCGCCTTGAGAAGCTAGCATGCACGCGAGAGCGCTGTCCTTATATCACGAAATTTAGAGCTTGGGCATACAACATCGGTTGCGCGCATGTTGCCTGAATCCTAATATTCGTCGTTTTCGCCTTTGCAACATCGAAAACCTCGGTCTCCTAAAGCTTTTGCGAGTATTAAGATTTTTACGTTACGCAGGTCGCTTTTCTCAGGTGATTTCGCTATTTCGGATTGAGTATTCTATTAACAATAGGTCAGAATGACTAGCAAATATAATGAGTTTTAGGGGTGATTTTAATGGATTCGCGCTCGACGCTCGATGACTCCAAAAATTTATCATTGCTCCGTACTTTAATCAAGAAGTGTCAAGCGTTCAGCTAGATTGAAAAGTTTGAGGGCAGCGCTGTGCGTTTCGATTACCTTGCGGAGCGCCTCTGCCTCCACCGGTGTGATTTCCCCGCTTGTTACCCAGCGCAGCAAGGCCGCGGTCGCCGTAGGGAGATCCATCGGCGCCTGGATTGGCGGTAGTTTGAAGACGATCGGGCGGTCTCGAAGGAGCGGCAGTACTGTCCCGAGCACTCCTGCGTCTGGGCGTGGATCGGGGCGCCTCACTCCGGTAGAGCCGCCGTCAGCCTGCACGCCATGGGCGAGGGCGCGGGTGCCTGCTCTGGTGCTGGCGAGAGGCATAAGGCTGGCTTCTGCGAGCGACCCGCCATCAGCCGGGGGGAAAGCGGTCCCGTTTCGGGCACCGTCATTTCGATCGCGCGCTGCTTGACCGCCGCTTATGGAGCATCCAGTTCGCGCACAAGCGACTTGCGGCGCGCTATAGCTCGTCGCTCGTAGCGATCAAGTCGGGAGAGTTGGCCGATCAGCCCGCTGACCCGCGCCGCGGGTTGCGATCTGCGGGTAGCGGCCACCATCGCGTGGATTTCCTTATTGTTGAGCCCCGCATCGAGGCCCGCCTTGACCAGGGTCAAGGTTGATGGCTCCGCCCCACCCTTCTCCATTTCCCGAAGCAGGCGGTCCAGTTCCGACAGCAACCCCGCACGAATGCTCCGGATCCTAACGAGGTGAAGCTGCGCCTCTGCCACGAGGCGGGCTGCGGCGAGCGCCGGCCCCTCTCCTGCTCGAGGCCCCGCGATCGCGCGAGCGACCTCCTCGACCTGCAACCCCCATCGCGGGTCTGCGCTGAGATCGACGGCCAGCCCGTGCCGGAACGCGTTGCGGCTCGCCCGATCTTTGCCCGCCCGCGTACGGGGACCTGTGCTCTTCCGCGCGTTCTCGCGATTGGCGGCTGTCTGTGCGGGTGAGGTCACCGCCGCGCCGACCCGCGTTGATCGCTGGACGCATCAATCGCTTCGCCCTCGATGACTTGGTCAGAGGCGGCGCGCAGGCGGGCACCCAACGCCGACCGCCGCCTGTCGATCTCGCGCAGCACGCCATTCCGGCGGCCGTCGGCGTTGGCGATCATGCGCTCGATGC carries:
- a CDS encoding IS110 family transposase; translation: MEQVITYVGLDVHKDTIAVALAEADQRGAVREYGKIANTPTAVKTLAAKLARTDRELQFYYEAGPCGYGIQRQLTLAGHGCAVVAPSLIPRKPGERIKTDRRDAINLAKLHRAGDLTAVWVPDPKHEAMRDLVRARQAAVRALRQARQQLSGFLLRQGRHYSRPAWTLMHRRWLAGLRFEQAVHHIVLEDGIAAVEAATARRDRLETQIAAALSDWSLAPVVRALQALRGMALIAATTLVAELGDISRFANPRQLMAYLGLVPSEHSSGSTRRQGGITKAGNGAARRTLIEAAWSYRFPARISREQLLRQEGLAQSIRDTAWKAQERLCRRYCTLSRSGKPPTVVVTAIARELAGFVWAIVRLEPPIGAR
- a CDS encoding mannose-1-phosphate guanylyltransferase/mannose-6-phosphate isomerase yields the protein MSDFNVNSAVFPVILCGGSGTRLWPASRESMPKQFSRLVSEHSSTFQDTARRVTDEATFGRLSVLTHTEARFIVAEQLAEARIPADILLEPERRDSAAAVAVAALHAARVDPQAVVLILAADHVIGDARAFVAAVEAAAVGARAGHIMTLGIEPTQPATAYGYIHPGEPLPASPGTYKIARFVEKPDRAGAERLIAEGAVWNSGYFLFRADVMLDELEAHAPAVLSAARAALENAARDLDFVRLDADAFAQAPKTSIDYAVMERTRHAGVLPVSFAWSDVGTWDAVWSVLAQDESGNAVRGRVELIETRGSLVHSEGEQVTAVVGLEDVVVVSTPDAVLVSSKARSGEVKTLVERLRAKAYPEADAHRRMYRPWGWYQRIDIGERFQVKRIMVTPGGRLSLQKHYHRAEHWVVVKGTAEVTLNERVVLVHENEAIYLPIGSMHRLSNPGKIPLELIEVQVGSYTGEDDIIRVEDVYGR
- a CDS encoding GDP-mannose 4,6-dehydratase, yielding MHEPLDETALLDPTSTYAASKAAADLMIGQMVRDGLRAIRFCPFNHTGPGQTEAFVTPAFAAQIARIEAAQQPPVVRVGNLEALRDFLDVRDVVEAYVQGIVRPNLPSGAIYNIASGVPRRIADILYSLLAQARVAITVEADAARMRPNDTPLAIGSSSRAAVDLGWRPRITWEATLADTLAYWRSKIASEHS
- a CDS encoding NAD-dependent epimerase/dehydratase family protein; this encodes MFDRILVTGAAGFVGYHLLQVLASRADASARLFAAQRTHVVLPSTRCELIRLDITDPEQVKAAIRETRPTCVVHLAAISAPRVAARGPRHTFDVNVAGTLNLAAAILQDAPEARFLFIGTSEVYGGSFQRCTSRLMKPPY
- the gmd gene encoding GDP-mannose 4,6-dehydratase, whose translation is MKKALITGITGQDGAYLAQLLLDKGYAVYGLVRRSSTTDVNDIRLRWLGIADQVRLIDGDLSDLSSLLRAVREVQPDEVYNLAAQSFVKTSWQQPLLTGAITALGCANVLESIRIEKPDARFYQASSSEMYGLIQEPEQSETTPFYPRSPYAAAKLYAHWMTVNYRESFGIHASSGILFNHESPLRGIEFVTRKVTDGVARIKLGLGNDLRLGNIDAKRDWGHARDYVRAMWLMLQQEEADDYVVATGRTVTVREMCQIAFNHAGLSMDKHLVIDPELFRPAEVDVLLGNPAKAKSKLGWEAETTLESMITEMVDADLRRLSAVK
- the rfbA gene encoding glucose-1-phosphate thymidylyltransferase RfbA, whose protein sequence is MKGIVLAGGSGTRLHPATLSINKQLLPIYDKPMIYYPVSVLMLAGIREILIISSPEHLDNYKRLFGTGEQFGLSFSYAVQPRPEGLAQAFVIGREFVGNDSVALILGDNLFFGAGMSELLARAAARREGATVFAYHVENPQAYGVVSLDASGRPTRIVEKPQEPDSTWAVTGLYFYDNQVLDIAAAVRPSARGELEITSVNKAYLERGQLHVERMSRGYAWLDTGTHDSLLEASEFVRVLQHRQGLQVACLEEIAYLQGFIGREQLIARGELFSKTNYGQNLLRLAREH
- the rfbD gene encoding dTDP-4-dehydrorhamnose reductase, which codes for MEILILGGAGQVGTELQALAWGEGVRLHAPTRVELDITDERAVAEALTGRGYAAVINTAAYTAVDKAESEVAAAWRLNALAPAYLAAATKVAGIPLVQVSTDYVFDGSKPGAYEPDDPIDPRSVYGASKAAGELAVRTGNPRHAILRTAWVVSPHRANFVKTMLRLSAERERLSVVEDQHGCPTSAADLADALRVVTLRLVSDAAAPTGTFHCVNAGVTTWRSFARAIVEGSARRGGRAVPVDGIPSSAYPTPAQRPANSQLSTASLTAAYGLTMRPWAKALEDILDRLVGPARGDDTMRGVRS
- the rfbB gene encoding dTDP-glucose 4,6-dehydratase: MRILVTGGCGFIGSALVLHLVQDLGHEVLTLDALTYAANPVSLAPLEANPRHRLIEADICDSAAVNAAFREFAPQAVMHLAAESHVDRSITEPGAFIRTNVTGTQVMLDAARSHYEGLTGEARTAFRFLHVSTDEVYGSLPPGGFFTEDSRYDPRSPYSASKAASDHLARAWHETYGLPVLVTNCSNNYGPRHFPEKLIPLMILNALEGKPLPVYGDGLNERDWIHVEDHARGLVAVLERGRVGQTYLLGGRAVRNNLAVVKALCAAFDRLRPQAAPHERLITFVADRPGHDRRYAIDPGKAEAELGWAPTRSFEAALEDTIAWYLDNEAWWRPIREGRYRGERLGLAPARKAG